One Corynebacterium appendicis CIP 107643 DNA window includes the following coding sequences:
- a CDS encoding SDR family NAD(P)-dependent oxidoreductase: protein MIGHVDLTQRLLPAMRATGRGRVVMVGSMLGSFPLGFRSSYVASKAAIKGFAASARRELAPFGVGLTTLEPGAIATGLSARRTTYVDEAGPYAAEFGRMLKKLNRNEASGISAERVAREILRPIRAGRPRPHYAVGSMAPAAFTLARVVPQQVMLNVISAKHDL, encoded by the coding sequence GTGATCGGGCACGTCGACCTCACGCAACGCCTCCTGCCCGCCATGCGTGCGACGGGGCGTGGACGCGTCGTGATGGTGGGCTCCATGTTGGGCAGTTTCCCGCTCGGTTTCCGCTCCTCGTACGTCGCGTCCAAGGCCGCAATCAAAGGCTTCGCCGCCTCTGCCCGCCGCGAGCTCGCCCCATTCGGGGTTGGCCTTACGACGCTCGAACCCGGCGCCATTGCCACCGGGCTTTCCGCCCGCCGCACCACCTACGTGGACGAGGCCGGGCCGTATGCTGCAGAATTTGGGCGGATGCTGAAGAAGCTGAACCGCAACGAAGCGTCCGGCATCAGCGCTGAACGCGTCGCCCGCGAAATCCTCCGGCCGATTCGTGCCGGGCGCCCTCGGCCGCATTATGCGGTGGGATCGATGGCCCCCGCCGCGTTCACGCTAGCGCGCGTGGTGCCGCAACAGGTCATGCTCAACGTCATTTCCGCGAAGCACGACCTGTAG
- the cysK gene encoding cysteine synthase A, which yields MGNVYSNIIDTIGGTPLVELKGITEGTDAADATVLGKLEFFNPANSVKDRIGRAIIDAAEASGDLKPGGTIVEATSGNTGIALALVGAARGYKVILTMPETMSIERRVILRAYGAQIELTPGAAGMKGAVEKANEIVEQTDNAILARQFENEANPKVHYETTGPELWNDTDGKIDILVAGVGTGGTISGAGKYLKEQNPDIKLVAVEPAASPLLSEGQAGPHKIQGLGANFVPGTLNREIVDEVIAISNEDAVATSRELAKKDAILGGISTGANVKAALEVASRPENAGKTIATVICDFGERYVSTILYEDIRD from the coding sequence ATGGGAAACGTTTACAGCAACATCATTGACACCATCGGCGGCACCCCGCTCGTCGAACTCAAGGGCATCACCGAAGGCACCGACGCAGCCGACGCGACCGTGCTGGGCAAACTCGAGTTCTTCAACCCCGCCAACTCCGTGAAGGACCGCATCGGCCGTGCCATCATCGACGCAGCCGAGGCTTCCGGCGACCTCAAGCCCGGCGGCACCATCGTCGAGGCGACCTCCGGCAACACAGGCATCGCGCTCGCACTTGTCGGCGCAGCTCGAGGCTACAAGGTCATCCTGACCATGCCGGAGACAATGTCGATCGAGCGCCGCGTCATCCTGCGCGCCTACGGTGCACAGATCGAGCTCACCCCGGGCGCAGCCGGCATGAAGGGCGCCGTCGAGAAGGCCAACGAGATCGTCGAGCAGACCGACAACGCCATCCTGGCCCGCCAGTTCGAGAACGAGGCCAACCCGAAGGTCCACTACGAGACCACCGGCCCCGAGCTGTGGAACGACACCGACGGCAAAATCGACATCCTCGTCGCAGGCGTGGGCACCGGCGGCACCATCTCCGGCGCGGGCAAGTACCTGAAGGAGCAGAACCCGGACATCAAGCTCGTCGCTGTCGAGCCGGCAGCTTCCCCGCTGCTGTCCGAGGGCCAGGCTGGCCCGCACAAGATCCAGGGCCTCGGCGCTAACTTCGTCCCGGGCACCCTGAACCGCGAGATCGTCGACGAGGTCATCGCGATCTCCAACGAGGACGCCGTGGCAACCTCCCGCGAGCTCGCCAAGAAGGACGCTATCCTCGGTGGCATTTCCACCGGCGCGAACGTGAAGGCTGCCCTCGAGGTCGCCTCCCGCCCGGAGAACGCCGGCAAGACCATCGCCACCGTGATCTGCGACTTCGGCGAGCGCTACGTCTCCACCATCCTCTACGAAGACATCCGCGACTAA
- the ramA gene encoding acetate metabolism transcriptional regulator RamA produces the protein MDSQRVKDDDDAIRASLTSLKTATGIPVAMYGTLLADNRLQVTQWIGLRTPALQNLVIEPNHGVGGRVVSTRRAVGVSDYTRANVISHEHDAAIQDEGLHSVVAVPVIVQREIRGVLYVGVHSPVRLGDKVIEEVTMTARTLEQDLAVNSALRRVEGGKGSAKAGRVMNGAEWEQIRATHSKLRMLANRVEEEGLRKELEQLCDQMVSPVRVKQSTKLSAREIDVLSCVALGHTNVEAAEEMGIGAETVKSYLRSVMRKLGAHTRYEAVNAARRIGALP, from the coding sequence ATGGATTCGCAACGGGTCAAAGACGATGACGACGCTATCCGCGCGTCGCTCACATCGCTAAAGACCGCGACGGGAATCCCTGTGGCGATGTACGGCACCCTGCTTGCCGACAACCGTCTCCAGGTCACCCAGTGGATCGGCCTGCGCACGCCGGCTCTGCAGAACCTGGTCATCGAGCCGAACCACGGTGTCGGCGGCCGCGTCGTGAGCACCCGCCGTGCGGTGGGTGTGTCGGACTACACGCGGGCGAATGTCATTTCGCACGAGCATGACGCCGCTATCCAGGACGAGGGTCTGCATTCTGTGGTGGCGGTCCCGGTGATCGTGCAGCGCGAGATCCGCGGCGTTCTCTACGTCGGCGTCCATTCGCCTGTGCGCTTGGGGGACAAGGTGATCGAGGAGGTCACCATGACAGCGCGCACGTTGGAGCAGGACCTCGCGGTCAATTCCGCTTTACGACGCGTCGAGGGCGGCAAAGGCTCCGCCAAAGCCGGCCGCGTGATGAACGGTGCAGAATGGGAGCAGATCCGAGCGACCCATTCGAAGTTGCGCATGCTGGCGAACCGGGTTGAGGAAGAAGGACTCCGGAAGGAGCTCGAGCAGCTCTGCGACCAGATGGTTTCGCCGGTGCGCGTGAAGCAGTCGACGAAGTTGTCGGCGCGCGAAATCGACGTGCTGTCGTGCGTCGCTCTGGGCCACACGAATGTCGAGGCCGCCGAGGAGATGGGCATCGGCGCCGAGACAGTGAAGTCGTATCTGCGCAGCGTGATGCGCAAGCTCGGCGCGCACACCCGCTACGAAGCGGTGAACGCGGCACGCCGCATCGGCGCCTTGCCGTAG
- a CDS encoding HNH endonuclease signature motif containing protein has protein sequence MSDFDAFLGSLGSPMDVLAGFDRQAARAAGVKPTTYVEWEKAHEVYFGKTRFSRQQAHAVTVARQTGKSLDQILFIEQQVRAVSSDRETWKLRLALLSVRGDYKTLQRRAKDIIPDPDADTPAPESTVRFGRTRKGKRTVIATGAERDIADLEHALRKGLDPDRPEGPQMYEAFAELLRGGAGVAESVPRPLIQVPLSEHIRILAGEGDETILGLSDGTTMTGAEYLTHYYSRDLEVALFHPQAGAVNLYHAKRFANAKQRDLARATLTTCPVPDCRHAADNCEVHHITPWARGGPTNMDNLSVLCRYHNRTNDDDPERHNRGRIHMRNGTPTWVSPRGTPVPNTTHQYGAMHLLFGS, from the coding sequence ATGAGCGATTTTGACGCGTTTCTTGGATCACTTGGTAGCCCGATGGATGTCCTGGCTGGTTTTGACCGTCAGGCTGCTCGTGCTGCCGGTGTCAAGCCCACCACGTATGTCGAGTGGGAAAAGGCCCACGAGGTCTACTTCGGTAAAACCCGCTTTTCTCGCCAGCAAGCTCACGCCGTGACCGTTGCTAGGCAGACGGGGAAGTCTCTGGATCAGATTCTGTTCATTGAGCAGCAAGTACGCGCTGTGTCCTCCGACCGGGAGACATGGAAACTCCGCCTGGCCCTGCTATCGGTGCGCGGCGACTACAAGACGCTGCAGCGCCGCGCCAAAGACATCATCCCCGACCCGGACGCCGATACACCCGCCCCGGAGTCCACGGTCAGGTTCGGCCGGACGCGGAAAGGCAAACGCACGGTCATCGCCACCGGCGCCGAACGCGATATCGCCGACCTGGAACACGCCCTGCGGAAGGGGCTCGACCCTGACCGGCCCGAGGGCCCGCAGATGTATGAAGCGTTCGCGGAGTTGCTGCGCGGCGGTGCCGGGGTTGCGGAGTCTGTGCCGCGTCCGTTGATCCAGGTCCCGCTTTCCGAGCACATCAGGATCCTGGCAGGCGAGGGGGATGAGACGATCCTGGGGTTGTCGGACGGCACCACGATGACTGGTGCGGAGTATTTGACTCACTATTACTCGAGGGATTTGGAGGTGGCGTTGTTCCACCCGCAGGCGGGTGCGGTGAACCTGTACCACGCGAAGCGGTTCGCCAACGCCAAGCAACGCGACCTGGCGCGGGCGACGCTGACGACCTGTCCGGTGCCGGATTGCCGGCACGCGGCGGATAATTGCGAGGTCCACCACATCACACCGTGGGCCCGTGGCGGGCCGACGAACATGGACAACCTGTCGGTGTTGTGCAGGTACCACAACCGCACCAACGACGACGACCCAGAGCGACACAACCGGGGTCGAATACACATGCGCAACGGCACCCCGACATGGGTATCCCCGCGCGGAACACCAGTCCCGAACACCACCCACCAATACGGTGCCATGCACCTGTTGTTCGGAAGCTAG
- a CDS encoding GNAT family N-acetyltransferase, with the protein MAEQSTDQNVNIEHNEADQRYVITVDGEEAGFADYRDVDDSTRDFNHTVIDPKFRGQGLSGKLVKAALDDTRAAGKKIIPTCSAVHHFVEKNANYKDLVA; encoded by the coding sequence ATGGCAGAGCAGTCGACAGATCAGAACGTGAATATCGAGCACAACGAAGCGGATCAGCGCTACGTCATTACCGTCGACGGGGAAGAAGCCGGATTCGCGGATTACCGCGACGTGGATGATTCCACGCGCGATTTCAACCACACGGTGATTGACCCGAAGTTCCGGGGGCAGGGCTTGTCCGGGAAGCTCGTGAAGGCGGCTCTCGACGACACCCGGGCTGCCGGCAAGAAAATCATCCCGACGTGTTCTGCTGTGCACCACTTTGTGGAGAAGAACGCCAACTACAAGGATCTGGTCGCGTAA
- the murA gene encoding UDP-N-acetylglucosamine 1-carboxyvinyltransferase produces MKERFFVQGGTRLQGSVRVAGAKNSVLKLMAASLLAEGTTTLNNCPEILDVPLMQKVLEGLGCEVEIEGTVVRIHTPAEVSSHADFDAVRQFRASVAVLGPLTARCGEAIVALPGGDAIGSRPLDMHQSGLEKLGAKTHIEHGAVVARAEKLTGAKISLDFPSVGATENILTAAVLADGRTVLDNAAREPEIVDLCEMLNSMGAQIQGAGTSTVTIDGVDKLRPTEHTVVGDRIVAGTWAYAAAMTGGDVTVGGIAPRHLYLALAKLKTTGAAVETYEQGFRVRMDGRPQAVDHQTLPFPGFPTDLQPMAIGLAAIAEGTSVITENVFESRFRFVDEMLRLGADATVDGHHVVLHGVDKLSSTDVWSSDIRAGAGLVLAGLVADGETVVHDVEHIDRGYPHFVEQLNQLGASVTRVA; encoded by the coding sequence GTGAAAGAGCGTTTTTTTGTTCAAGGTGGAACACGTCTGCAGGGCTCCGTCCGGGTGGCGGGCGCGAAGAATAGCGTGCTCAAACTGATGGCGGCGTCGCTTCTCGCGGAGGGCACGACGACGCTGAACAACTGCCCGGAAATTCTCGACGTGCCGCTGATGCAGAAGGTCCTGGAGGGGCTGGGCTGCGAGGTGGAGATCGAGGGGACGGTCGTGCGGATCCATACGCCGGCGGAGGTGTCGTCGCATGCGGATTTCGATGCGGTGAGGCAGTTCCGTGCGTCGGTAGCTGTGCTGGGGCCGCTCACGGCGCGGTGCGGAGAGGCGATTGTGGCGCTGCCGGGCGGCGACGCGATCGGTTCACGCCCGCTGGACATGCACCAGTCGGGGCTGGAGAAGCTCGGCGCAAAGACGCACATCGAGCACGGCGCGGTCGTCGCGCGCGCCGAGAAGCTGACGGGTGCGAAGATCAGTCTCGATTTTCCGTCGGTGGGCGCGACGGAAAATATTCTCACCGCCGCAGTGCTGGCCGACGGCCGCACAGTTCTCGACAACGCGGCGCGCGAACCGGAGATCGTCGACCTGTGCGAGATGCTCAATTCCATGGGCGCGCAGATTCAGGGGGCGGGAACGTCGACGGTGACGATTGATGGCGTCGATAAGCTGCGCCCCACGGAACACACGGTGGTCGGCGATCGAATTGTTGCAGGTACATGGGCGTACGCGGCGGCAATGACGGGCGGCGACGTGACCGTCGGCGGGATCGCGCCGCGGCACCTCTATCTCGCGCTGGCGAAGCTGAAGACTACTGGTGCGGCAGTGGAGACGTACGAGCAGGGTTTCCGCGTGCGAATGGACGGCCGCCCGCAGGCTGTCGATCATCAGACGCTACCGTTTCCCGGCTTCCCGACAGATTTGCAGCCGATGGCGATTGGCCTAGCCGCGATCGCGGAGGGCACGTCAGTGATCACGGAAAACGTCTTCGAGTCCCGCTTCCGGTTCGTGGACGAGATGCTCCGCTTGGGTGCTGATGCGACGGTGGATGGGCACCATGTGGTGCTGCACGGCGTCGACAAGCTGTCCTCGACGGATGTGTGGTCCTCCGATATCCGTGCGGGTGCTGGCCTCGTGTTGGCGGGCTTGGTCGCGGACGGGGAGACTGTCGTGCACGATGTCGAGCACATTGACCGAGGTTATCCGCACTTTGTCGAGCAGCTGAACCAGCTTGGCGCGTCCGTTACGCGAGTAGCGTGA
- a CDS encoding YccF domain-containing protein encodes MGIIRLILNIIWLLTAGIWLFLGYVLAGIVACVLIVTIPFGLASFRIAGFVLWPFGREVVDTNSGGGLSVLGNVLWFVFAGLWLAVGHVVTALAQAVTIIGLPLAWANLKLIPVTCFPFGKTVVSSRDDRARMVPVAR; translated from the coding sequence ATGGGAATTATTCGACTGATCCTCAACATCATCTGGCTTCTCACCGCCGGGATCTGGCTGTTTCTCGGCTACGTCCTAGCGGGCATCGTGGCGTGTGTGCTCATCGTGACCATTCCGTTCGGCCTCGCCTCGTTCCGCATCGCCGGTTTCGTTCTCTGGCCGTTCGGCCGCGAAGTCGTCGACACGAATAGCGGCGGGGGACTGAGCGTGCTCGGCAACGTCCTCTGGTTCGTCTTCGCCGGCCTGTGGCTCGCTGTCGGGCATGTCGTCACGGCGCTTGCCCAAGCCGTCACCATCATCGGTCTGCCGCTGGCCTGGGCCAACCTCAAGCTGATCCCGGTCACGTGCTTCCCGTTCGGCAAGACCGTGGTCAGCTCGCGCGACGACCGCGCCCGGATGGTTCCCGTCGCCCGCTAA
- a CDS encoding DUF1345 domain-containing protein, translating to MHSELTRYGISTVAAAVLALLAIVFFLRDVLAEGRGLALIVFYLVYWVLYVAFFCGWTTLHLSRRQPEELADYALAEQRPGQKRWVRWMGIKGAANLASIGAFAAISAAIVLSRIEFFREDWRWLVLAGAAVVGSWIFMVMAFAAEFLELDYAARAGEREPLFRFGYSDTPLFEDYVTLAFMNSVMGAALPATPTNRLAWRKLRSNTGFAFTFNTMILAMVISVLSASLSAG from the coding sequence ATGCACTCAGAGCTCACCCGGTACGGAATCTCCACCGTGGCCGCTGCGGTGCTTGCGTTGCTGGCTATCGTCTTTTTTCTGCGCGATGTTCTCGCCGAAGGGCGGGGGCTCGCGCTGATCGTCTTCTACCTCGTGTACTGGGTGCTCTACGTGGCATTCTTCTGCGGGTGGACGACCCTGCACCTGTCTAGACGGCAGCCGGAAGAACTCGCTGACTACGCCCTCGCGGAACAGCGGCCGGGGCAAAAGCGCTGGGTGCGGTGGATGGGCATCAAGGGGGCCGCGAATCTCGCTAGCATCGGCGCATTCGCCGCGATCAGCGCGGCCATCGTGCTCAGCCGCATCGAGTTCTTCCGCGAAGATTGGAGGTGGCTCGTCCTCGCAGGAGCCGCAGTGGTGGGGTCCTGGATATTCATGGTGATGGCCTTCGCGGCTGAATTTCTCGAGCTTGACTACGCCGCCCGGGCAGGGGAGCGGGAGCCGCTGTTCCGCTTCGGCTATTCAGACACCCCTCTTTTCGAGGACTACGTCACCCTCGCCTTCATGAACTCCGTCATGGGCGCAGCCTTGCCCGCCACACCCACCAACCGGCTCGCCTGGCGCAAGCTGAGGTCCAACACCGGCTTCGCCTTCACCTTCAACACGATGATTCTCGCCATGGTCATCTCCGTCTTGAGTGCCTCACTTTCGGCCGGGTAA
- a CDS encoding CG0192 family protein — protein sequence MATAKIYDAELDPTKDEMAARFSSITQLDGTYRAYDRDDKVGIEVLVGRDEEGNLTQCGLSYREEDMALDDVLTPLTHSVLGRRSVAQLTADPVAVREFVELIVNGGQGADFSTGEPIFGVRGTGGGNATVDDVEIETHDKLNSVGTLTVDGEEKRYQLRLQRIISALPTAENGDLALVREDGAILMNLGLWD from the coding sequence ATGGCTACTGCGAAGATCTATGACGCTGAACTGGACCCAACGAAGGACGAGATGGCCGCGCGCTTTTCGTCGATCACGCAGCTCGACGGCACCTACCGTGCGTACGACCGCGACGACAAGGTCGGCATCGAGGTGCTCGTCGGCCGCGACGAGGAGGGCAACCTCACACAATGCGGCCTCAGCTACCGCGAGGAGGACATGGCGCTTGACGACGTTTTGACGCCGCTCACCCACTCCGTTCTTGGCCGCCGCTCCGTCGCACAGCTGACCGCGGACCCTGTGGCGGTCCGCGAATTCGTCGAGTTGATCGTCAACGGCGGGCAGGGCGCGGACTTCTCCACGGGCGAGCCGATCTTCGGCGTCCGCGGCACGGGCGGCGGGAATGCCACTGTCGACGACGTGGAGATCGAGACCCACGACAAGCTGAACTCCGTGGGAACCCTCACCGTCGACGGCGAGGAGAAGCGCTACCAGCTGCGGCTGCAGCGCATCATTTCAGCCCTGCCGACGGCTGAGAACGGCGACTTGGCGCTGGTCCGCGAGGACGGCGCGATCCTGATGAACCTCGGCCTGTGGGACTAG
- a CDS encoding SDR family NAD(P)-dependent oxidoreductase, translating into MVTGATSGIGEATARLLVDEGFRVVGTTRRPGGVDKRLPDVAYVGLDLGDPASIESSAAEILALGTPAVLVNNAGESQSGPFEELPRDALERLFQVT; encoded by the coding sequence GTGGTCACGGGGGCTACCTCCGGTATCGGGGAAGCTACAGCGCGTTTGCTTGTCGACGAGGGCTTCCGCGTGGTGGGGACGACGAGGCGACCTGGGGGCGTCGATAAGCGGTTGCCCGACGTGGCGTACGTCGGCCTCGACCTCGGCGACCCCGCTTCGATCGAGTCGTCCGCCGCGGAAATCCTCGCGTTGGGCACACCCGCGGTGCTGGTGAATAATGCGGGCGAATCGCAGTCCGGTCCATTCGAGGAACTGCCCCGGGATGCACTCGAGCGTCTCTTCCAGGTCACGTGA
- the zupT gene encoding zinc transporter ZupT → MTAFAICLFAGLSTALGGLLVALQRRPSERFLAASLGFSAGVMLYISFVELFPEGVDGLEEAGVASPNVWAPVAFFAGVLLIAVIDRFVPDEINPHEDPSPAAAGARMRKVGVMTALAIAVHNFPEGFATFFVALQDPVLAAPIAVAIAIHNIPEGVAVAVPLREATGKKWRAAGWAALSGLTEPLGAVIGYLFLRPFLGPAALGVTFAAIAGIMVFVSLDKLLPTAISTGRHHSAIYGVVAGMAVMAVSLVLLT, encoded by the coding sequence ATGACGGCGTTCGCAATTTGCTTATTCGCGGGCTTATCGACGGCCCTTGGCGGCCTCCTCGTCGCCCTCCAACGCCGCCCGAGCGAACGCTTCTTGGCGGCATCCCTCGGCTTCTCCGCCGGTGTCATGCTCTACATCTCTTTCGTCGAGCTCTTCCCCGAGGGCGTCGACGGCCTTGAGGAAGCCGGAGTCGCGTCACCCAATGTGTGGGCTCCCGTGGCGTTCTTCGCCGGAGTGCTGCTCATTGCGGTGATCGACCGCTTCGTGCCCGACGAGATCAACCCCCACGAGGACCCCAGCCCCGCCGCCGCTGGCGCGCGCATGCGCAAAGTCGGTGTGATGACCGCGCTGGCGATCGCGGTCCACAATTTCCCGGAGGGTTTCGCCACCTTTTTCGTCGCGTTGCAGGACCCGGTGCTCGCTGCACCGATCGCCGTCGCGATCGCGATCCACAACATCCCGGAGGGCGTCGCCGTCGCTGTGCCTCTGCGCGAAGCCACCGGCAAGAAATGGCGCGCCGCCGGGTGGGCCGCCCTGTCAGGCCTTACGGAGCCGCTCGGAGCGGTCATCGGCTACCTCTTCCTCCGCCCGTTCTTAGGCCCCGCCGCACTAGGGGTCACCTTCGCCGCGATCGCCGGGATCATGGTGTTCGTCAGCCTCGACAAACTGCTGCCCACCGCCATCTCGACCGGCCGCCACCACAGCGCGATCTACGGCGTCGTCGCGGGAATGGCCGTTATGGCCGTGAGTCTTGTTTTGCTCACCTAA
- the epsC gene encoding serine O-acetyltransferase EpsC, with the protein MLKVIRTIREDLANARDHDPAARGDLENALVYSGLHAIWMHRVSHALWIRDFKGPARILAQITRFLTGVEIHPGATIGRRFFIDHGMGIVIGETAEIGDGVMLYHGVTLGGQVLTQTKRHPTIGDNVTIGAGAKVLGPITIGEGSAVGANAVVTKDVPANCIAIGIPAKSRPRAKDERKHLVDPDSYVAEDNNYVI; encoded by the coding sequence ATGCTGAAGGTGATCAGGACCATCCGAGAGGACCTCGCGAACGCCCGGGACCACGACCCGGCCGCGCGCGGCGACCTCGAGAACGCCCTCGTCTACTCCGGCCTCCACGCTATCTGGATGCACCGCGTCAGCCACGCCCTATGGATCCGCGACTTCAAGGGACCTGCGCGCATCTTGGCGCAGATCACCCGTTTCCTCACCGGTGTGGAAATCCACCCCGGCGCCACCATCGGCCGCCGTTTCTTCATCGACCACGGCATGGGCATCGTCATTGGCGAGACCGCTGAGATCGGCGACGGTGTGATGCTCTACCACGGCGTCACTCTCGGCGGCCAAGTCCTTACCCAGACCAAGCGCCACCCCACCATCGGCGACAACGTCACCATCGGCGCCGGCGCCAAAGTTCTCGGCCCCATCACCATCGGCGAGGGTTCCGCTGTCGGTGCGAACGCCGTCGTGACTAAGGATGTCCCCGCGAACTGCATCGCCATCGGCATCCCCGCCAAGTCCCGCCCCCGCGCGAAAGACGAGCGCAAGCACCTCGTCGATCCCGACTCCTACGTCGCCGAGGACAACAATTACGTCATCTAG